The following is a genomic window from Pedobacter sp. KBS0701.
AGCCAAAAGCCAATTAAGAGAAATCTATAATTACATTAGCCAAGAATCTGTCCAAAATGCAATAAAGGTTATAAATGATTTAATTCAAGCAGTAGAAAATATAGTTCAGTATCCTGAAAAACATAAAATTGATCAATATAAAAAAGATAACGACGGAACATATCGTGCTTTTGAAAAACATCATTTTAGGATATCTTATCGAAACGAAAATCAGATAATAAGAATATTAAGGGTTAGGCATACCAAAATGAATCCTAAAAAACATTAATTTTACGATACTAACCATAATTCTAAAAGATAAAAATTAATTTCTTACAATTACCATCTCTATTTTTACCTTTGCGGCAGCTTGAAAACCCCGCAAAACATATCCGAATTTAAACAAAAAGTATTACACTGGGCCAATCAGTTCGAGGTATGTTGTTTCTTTGATTCAAATGAATACAAAGATGCTTATTCTGCTTACGATTTCATTATCGCTGCTGATATTCATGCAGAATTAATATGTTCTGCAGGTAATGCCTTCGATCAGCTAAAAAACTTTTATGCTTTTCACAAACAATGGATTTTCGGCTATTTTAGCTACGATTTAAAAAACGAAATAGAAGATCTTCAATCTAATAATCCCGACGGTTTAAACTTCCCGGATTTATACTTTTTTGTTCCAAAATACCTGGTTGCTTTTAAGGATGGACAAGCTGAAGTGCTGCTTGGTAAGGAATCAGTTTTAGAAGAAATTGAATTGTTTCAACTGCAAAAAAAAGAAGAATCGGGAACTATACAGATTTCACAAAGATTATCGAAAGATCAATATATCCATAAAGTTGAAGCTTTAAGAAGTCACATTCTGAGGGGAGACATTTATGAAGTCAATTTCTGCCAGGAGTTTTTTTCAGAAAATGCAGAAATAGAACCTGTACAAACTTTCGAGTTGCTAAATAAAATCTCTCCTACCCCATTTGCAGGTTATGTTAAAGTTCACGGTAAATATATTTTATCCGCCACACCAGAAAGATTCCTATGCAAACGTGGCTCAAAACTTACCTCACAGCCCATTAAAGGCACGGCTAAAAGAAGTACAGTTCAGGAAGAAGATGAAGCCATAAAACTGCAGCTTAGAAGCGACATCAAAGAACAGGCTGAAAATGTAATGATAGTTGATTTGGTACGCCACGACCTTACTAAATCAGCCATTAAGGGTTCTGTTACCGTTGATGAATTATTCGGTATCTACAGCTTCCCACAGGTCCATCAGATGATTTCTACCATTAGCTGTGAATTCAATCCAGAGATTCATTTTATCGATGCCATTAAAAATGCGTTTCCAATGGGCTCCATGACAGGTGCACCAAAAGTTAAAGCCATGAAGTTGATTGAAGAATACGAAGTGACCAAAAGGGGTATTTATTCAGGTTCTTTTGGCTGCATCAGTCCTGATGGAGATTTCGATTTCAATGTCGTTATCCGCAGCATTCTGTATAATGCGGAATCAAAATATTTGTCTTTTCAGGTTGGAGGAGCGATTACCTACCAAAGTAATGCCGCTTCAGAATATGAGGAGTGTTTGTTGAAAGCCAGTGCGATTTTGAAGGTATTGGGGAGTTAATTGGTTCAGTGGTCATTAGTTCATTTGTCCTCAGCAATCCATCATCTCAAACTGAAACGCAGTGAAATGGAGAGATCTATCTATCCAGATTTAGCTTCGCTGAGCCTTCGGGTTCTAGACTGCATTGCACCCCGCTCGAAATGATTGTTATGATAAAAACAAATTTTAAGCAGCTATTTTATAGTTATTTTTATAGCTGGCTTGATTTTTTATAACAGCAGCAACTCTTAATGCTATCTTGTTTCTAACGGCATTAATTATGCTCATGCTGTGCTTCCCTTCATCCTTTTTTCTATTGTAATATGTTTTGAATTCCTGATTATGTTGAATCAAAGATAATGCACACATATGCAGCAATCTTTTAAGCTCTTTATTGGCCATCCGGTGTACTCTTGTTTTACCTTTGATACTTATACCACTGCTGTGTTCAAATGGTACAACCCCTGCATAACAGGCCAGTTCTTTTCCGCTGGGGCGCCCTGCAAAATTTCCAGTGCAGCCAATCAGGTATACTGCGGTAACATGTCCTATCCCAGGGATACTGAGCAATAGTTTGTAGTTCTGCTTGAAACCCTGGTTTCCTGTGATAATTTTTTTGATCTGATCTTCGAGGTTCCTGATTGACTTTGCGATACCCTCAATTGCATTTTTAAGTGCTTTTTCAATCAGTTTCTGATGTTCTTTACCATTGACATTGCCAAGTTCTTTTACCGAAACGCTAATGCCGGACCTTTGTTTGAGCAGCTTTGTCCTCGCTGATATCAGATCTTTCAGGAGCATCAGTTCGGGATCCAGGGCAGCTGTAGCCTTTAGGTCATCCGCTTCCTTAAAGGCATAGTTGCATAAACGGATACTGTCTATTTTATCATTTTTGCCCCTTGCTATCCCAAAACTCCATTTGATATGGGCGGCATTGCCAATATGGATGGGCAGATTTCTGTTGCTGCAGAAAGTCCATATTAAACGATGATAGATCCCCGTATTTTCCATGACAACCAGGGAGTCCCCATTGAATGTGGTTTTCTGAGATTTCAACCACTTCTCAAATAGCTTTATACCTGGAGCGGTGTTATCAAACCGTGCGGTGGCTATTTCCTGTTTTACATGGTTCACAACGGCCATTAATGCAACATCGAAGTGCGGTTTGGAAATATCAATACCGATAAAAAATTTTGTAGTGGCAATCATCCTGCTATTTTTTATGTTTGTAATGGTTACCTAAGTTTTACCCCATCGATCCTAGTCCTTAATAATGGGTATTACCCTAATTGTTATCTGGTCACTAAGGGAAAAAACGGTAACGGATTGAATCATTTCATAGGCATAAAAACCTTGACGAATTTTAATGTGCCGCTACCGTTTTAGGTAATCTGATTTATAATTTAAGCAAAGTAAGTACTTGGTATCTTTAAATAAAATATCAAAACAAATCTAAAGGACGGTACTTTAAAGTGGGACTAAACAAAAAAGGTGGAAAATTCTGCATCATGCAAAACCTTCCACCTCATTACCTTCAGCCTTCTACCTTATTTCTTATAGTACTGTTGCGCTTCAGGTAAATATTTTTGGATCTGCGCAATACGGGTTGCATCACTTGGGTGAGTACTCAAAAATTCGGCTGGTTTTTGTGCGCCAGCAGATGCAGCTGACATTCTGTTCCAGAAACTGGTCGCATTTTGTGGATTATATCCGGCCATGGCCATAAAAATCAGGCCCAGACGATCGGCTTCCAACTCCTGGTTGCGGCTGAATTTTAACATTGCAACTGGTGTACCAACTCCATATAATGTATTAAAAATAGACTGCGTTTTAGGGTTTTTAGATAAAGCAACTCCCGCTGCTGCGCCAACACCCTGTGCAACCATTTCCTGCGACATACGCTCAGCTGAGTGACCCGCAATGGCATGCGCAATCTCGTGCCCCATTACTGTTGCTAAACCAGCGTCATCCTGAGTAACAGGCAAAATACCCGTATAAACTACAATCTTGCCTCCTGGCATACACCAGGCATTTTTTTCATTGTTCTGTACCACATTAACTTCCCATTGATAATCAGCAATCAGATTACCGTAGTTATTGCTGTTCATATACGATTTTACAGCGGTAATTAACCTGCTTCCAACCGTTTTCACTTTTAAGGCCTGGGCATTCGAAGCGGGTAAAACAGTAGATTTATTTTCTGTTAAAAAGGTACTATAGGCCTGGAATGCCATTGGCAAAACCTGATCGTTACTAACTAAATCAAATCGACTACGGCCTGTTAAAGGGACGGTAGAACATGAGTTAAATAATAATATTCCAGCAACACTTGCTGTTAAAAATAACTTTTTCATAAACGCGATTTTAAATGATTAGTAATACTTATAGGTTATAGGCAAAGCCGATGATTAAACAGTAAGCCTATAAATAAGTTTTAAAGAAATGTGTTTTGTTAATTAATTAGTTTTCTTCCTAAACAAATACACCTTAGATTCCTTGCCCTTCAGCAATCTTTCGAGATTTTTTTGGTGAGTAACTAAGATTAAAATACAAACGACCATACCATAAAGCACT
Proteins encoded in this region:
- a CDS encoding type II toxin-antitoxin system RelE/ParE family toxin; amino-acid sequence: MVTKHLEIVWTKQAKSQLREIYNYISQESVQNAIKVINDLIQAVENIVQYPEKHKIDQYKKDNDGTYRAFEKHHFRISYRNENQIIRILRVRHTKMNPKKH
- a CDS encoding M48 family metallopeptidase produces the protein MKKLFLTASVAGILLFNSCSTVPLTGRSRFDLVSNDQVLPMAFQAYSTFLTENKSTVLPASNAQALKVKTVGSRLITAVKSYMNSNNYGNLIADYQWEVNVVQNNEKNAWCMPGGKIVVYTGILPVTQDDAGLATVMGHEIAHAIAGHSAERMSQEMVAQGVGAAAGVALSKNPKTQSIFNTLYGVGTPVAMLKFSRNQELEADRLGLIFMAMAGYNPQNATSFWNRMSAASAGAQKPAEFLSTHPSDATRIAQIQKYLPEAQQYYKK
- a CDS encoding anthranilate synthase component I family protein, whose protein sequence is MKTPQNISEFKQKVLHWANQFEVCCFFDSNEYKDAYSAYDFIIAADIHAELICSAGNAFDQLKNFYAFHKQWIFGYFSYDLKNEIEDLQSNNPDGLNFPDLYFFVPKYLVAFKDGQAEVLLGKESVLEEIELFQLQKKEESGTIQISQRLSKDQYIHKVEALRSHILRGDIYEVNFCQEFFSENAEIEPVQTFELLNKISPTPFAGYVKVHGKYILSATPERFLCKRGSKLTSQPIKGTAKRSTVQEEDEAIKLQLRSDIKEQAENVMIVDLVRHDLTKSAIKGSVTVDELFGIYSFPQVHQMISTISCEFNPEIHFIDAIKNAFPMGSMTGAPKVKAMKLIEEYEVTKRGIYSGSFGCISPDGDFDFNVVIRSILYNAESKYLSFQVGGAITYQSNAASEYEECLLKASAILKVLGS
- a CDS encoding IS110 family transposase, which gives rise to MIATTKFFIGIDISKPHFDVALMAVVNHVKQEIATARFDNTAPGIKLFEKWLKSQKTTFNGDSLVVMENTGIYHRLIWTFCSNRNLPIHIGNAAHIKWSFGIARGKNDKIDSIRLCNYAFKEADDLKATAALDPELMLLKDLISARTKLLKQRSGISVSVKELGNVNGKEHQKLIEKALKNAIEGIAKSIRNLEDQIKKIITGNQGFKQNYKLLLSIPGIGHVTAVYLIGCTGNFAGRPSGKELACYAGVVPFEHSSGISIKGKTRVHRMANKELKRLLHMCALSLIQHNQEFKTYYNRKKDEGKHSMSIINAVRNKIALRVAAVIKNQASYKNNYKIAA